One segment of Dermochelys coriacea isolate rDerCor1 chromosome 5, rDerCor1.pri.v4, whole genome shotgun sequence DNA contains the following:
- the LOC119856135 gene encoding LOW QUALITY PROTEIN: myelin-associated neurite-outgrowth inhibitor-like (The sequence of the model RefSeq protein was modified relative to this genomic sequence to represent the inferred CDS: deleted 2 bases in 1 codon), whose amino-acid sequence MNPVYSLESSGVPCANAKGIGYPAGFPMGYAAAAPAYSPNVYPEANPTFLTGYTPGTPYKVSCLPTSGVVPPYSSSPNPYQTAVYPVRSAYPQQNPNAQKDTYYTQGLYAAPPHIIHHPTVVQPNGMPATMYPAPVLPLRGNGVTMGMLAGTTMAMSAGTLLITHSPTPVAPHPVTMPIYWAPGPPTYSYVPPQW is encoded by the exons ATGAATCCTGTTTATAGTCTTGAATCTTCTGGGGTTCCCTGTGCAAATGCCAAAGGAATTGGTTATCCAGCCGGTTTCCCAATGGGCTATGCAGCAGCTGCCCCTGCCTATTCC CCCAATGTGTACCCAGAAGCAAATCCTACCTTCCTAACAGGTTATACACCAGGAACACCATATAAAGTATCCTGTTTACCCACCAGTGGTGTAGTGCCACCTTATTCTTCATCACCCAATCCCTACCAGACTGCTGTGTATCCGGTTCGAAGTGCCTATCCACAGCAGAATCCAAATGCACAGAAAGACACTTACTATACGCAGGGTTTATATGCAGCGCCACCCCACATAATCCATCACCCCACAGTTGTGCAGCCTAATGGCATGCCAGCAACTATGTATCCTGCTCCAGTTCTACCACTAAGAGGAAACGGTGTGACTATGGGAATGTTGGCTGGTACCACTATGGCAATGTCAGCAGGTACTTTGTTGATAACTCATTCCCCAACTCCTGTAGCCCCTCATCCAGTTACTATGCCCATATATTGGGCTCCAGGACCACCAACCTATAGCTATGTGCCCCCACAGTGGTGA